From Oryza sativa Japonica Group chromosome 4, ASM3414082v1, one genomic window encodes:
- the LOC136356149 gene encoding uncharacterized protein has translation MAEKQAPLPSSPGSVKGKAPKPGLTDIIDDNVLPIDPEKFTLDQKQEFEAIMQQARDQYLSSFMQTHKGTLVQKYKIKLVADSPGTGSSKDGEVKQAPDGSAQPSNKGATGGPIGNQGDNPQEVHGAPSDVAQGLQGGNLNQNIELAQDFFNNFQDRVDYAVAAMLLPPPPIVDPAQQQPIQQTSSIQPVVRPIQQQVVQPAQQTPPIQPVVQPIQQQVVQPAQQAPSTQQHLQPIQQTPPRQRLQPIQQTPVRQQIVQPIQHPGSVNASAGFAAPGGQPAQQFVNQVIPEHLVHHAQPDGALVP, from the exons atggccgagaaacaGGCACCACTACCATCAAGCCCAGGCTCCGTTAAGGGCAAAGCACCGAAGCCGGGATTGACTGACATCATTGATGACAATGTCCTGCCGATCGATCCCGAGAAATTCACGCTTGACCAGAAGCAGGAGTTCGAAGCAATAATGCAGCAAGCACGGGATCAGTATCTGAGCTCGTTCATGCAAACCCACAAGGGAACGCTGGTTCAGAAGTACAAGATAAAACTAGTTGCTGATAGCCCTGGAACCGGTTCTTCTAAAGATGGAGAAGTGAAACAGGCTCCAGATGGCTCGGCTCAGCCGAGCAACAAAGGTGCTACCGGTGGTCCTATAGGAAATCAAGGCGATAACCCTCAAGAAGTGCACGGAGCTCCAAGTGATGTTGCTCAAGGGCTGCAAGGAGGAAATCTTAACCAGAATATTGAGCTAGCACAAGATTTTTTCAACAACTTTCAGGATCGGGTTGATTACGCg GTTGCTGCTATGTtattgccaccaccaccaattGTTGATCCagcgcagcagcagccgatcCAGCAGACATCATCAATTCAGCCGGTTGTACGGCCGATCCAACAACAGGTCGTGCAGCCAGCTCAGCAGACACCACCAATTCAGCCGGTTGTACAGCCGATCCAGCAACAGGTCGTGCAGCCAGCTCAGCAAGCACCATCAACGCAGCAGCATCTCCAACCAATCCAACAAACACCGCCAAGGCAACGGCTTCAGCCGATCCAACAGACTCCGGTACGACAGCAGATcgttcagccgattcagcaccCGGGGTCGGTCAATGCATCGGCTGGGTTTGCAGCACCTGGGGGGCAACCTGCGCAGCAATTTGTGAATCAAGTTATCCCGGAGCATTTGGTTCATCATGCACAACCGGATGGCGCCTTGGTACCTTAG